CCCTGATCACCGAGAACGGCACCCTGTTGGCCCGCACCGATCAGTTCGAGATGACCGAACAGATCATCAGCGCCGACATCGACCTCGACCGACTGCGTCAGGAACGCATGCGGATGATCAGCCTGCGCGACCAGGTGGGTGATTTCGCCACCGATCTGAAGCCCTTGCGCCGCATCCGCTTCCGGCTGGGTGCCACCGAGGAGATAGACGACACGCTGCGGCGCGAGGTCGCGCGGTTCCCGTTCGTGCCCGCGGACTCCGCCGACCGCGATGCCCGGTGCCGGGAGGTCGGCAACATCCAGGTGCAGGGACTCGCCGCACGTCTGCGGGCCACGGGCATCGACAAGATCGTCATCGGCGTGTCCGGCGGCCTCGACTCCACGCTCGCGCTTCTGGTCGCGGTCGACACCTTCGATCGGCTGGGACTGCCGCGGACGAACATCCTCGCGTACACCATGCCCGGATTCGCCACCGGCACAGCCACGTTACGGCGCGCCCACGTGCTGATGGACTCGCTCGGCGTCGCCGGAACGGAGCTCGACATCCGTCCGTCGTGCGAGCAGATGCTCGCCGATCTCGGGCATCCGTACGCGCGCGGTGAGAAGGTCTACGACGTCACCTTCGAGAACGTGCAGGCGGGCGAACGGACATCCCACCTGTTCCGGCTGGCCAACCACAACGGCGCGATCGTGCTCGGCACCGGCGACCTCTCCGAACTGGCCATCGGCTGGTGCACCTACGGCGTGGGCGACCAGATGTCGCACTACAACGTGAACTCGTCGGTGCCGAAAACCCTGATCCAGCATCTGATCCGGTGGATGATCACGACCAGCACGTACTCGCAGGAGACCACCGACACGCTCGCCGAGATCCTGGACGACGTGATCTCCCCCGAACTGGTCCCGGCGGACGACGACGGCGCCATCCAGAGCACCGAGGGGACGGTCGGGCCGTACGAACTGCACGACTTCTTCCTCTATCACCTGACCCGCTTCGGCTACCGTCCGGCGAAGATCGCCTACCTGGCGTCGCAGGCGTGGGGCGATCGCGGACGTGGCGCCTGGTCGGAACTGATTGTCGCGCAACGTCGCAACGAATACGACCCGTCGACCATCGAGCACTGGCTGTCGGTGTTCCTCAAACGGTTCATGAGCAGCCAGTTCAAGCGGACGGCCATGCCGAACGGCCCGAAGATCGGCTCCGGCGGTTCCCTGTCACCCCGGGGCGACTGGCGGTCGCCGTCCGACGCGAGCAGCCGCACCTGGCTCGACGCCCTCTGACCCGATCGGTTCGTGCAGCTCAGTCGCACGCCTCGAGCAGCTGCTTGAGCTCCTCGTCGAAGGCGTGGGCGATCGCCCAGACGTCGGGCGCATGGTCGGTGCAGGCGAGGATGCCGACGTTGATGTGACCGTCCGCGGAGAACACGGTGATGTTGAGGCCCAGGCCGTGGAAGATCGGGCCCAGCGGGTACACCCCGGTGACCCGCGACCCCAGGAAGTAGACCGGGAAGTCGGGACCCGCGACGTTGGAGACCAGGACGTTGAAGATCGGCGGATGCGACAGCGCCAGCCCACGGTCGCCGTAGAGCTTCATGAGCGTCGACATCGTGGTACCCGGGGCGAACTGGGCCCACGCGCGCAGGATGTTCGCATCGATGTCGGCGTGGTGGTCCTTGGAGGTGCGCGCGAAGGTCGCGGCCTGCTCGACGCGTTCCACCGGATCGTCGAGGTCGGTCGGCAACTGGGTGAACATGCCGGTCACCTTGTTGGTGCCACCGGTCACCAGGGAACTCTCGTCGGCGCCGTGCACCGACACCGGCACCATCGCGACCAGCGGCTGCTCGGGCAGTTCACCGTGTTCCTCGAGATAGCTGCGCATCGCACCACCGGTGATGGCCAGGATGACGTCGTTGATCTTCACGCCGAAACGATTCTTGACCCGCTTGATGTCGTCGAGGGACAGCTGGGTCAGCGCCAGAGATCGATGTGGCGTGATCGGCGCATTGAACCGGGTGCGCGGCGCACGGAACGGCGCGGGCATGGCGGTGTTCGATCGCGTCCGGCGAAGCCACCCGACCGGGACCCCGACGGTCCCCGGGATCAGTTTGGCCATCGCGATGGGCCGCTGCACGAAATAGTTGACCGCACCGGTCACCGCCATCGTGGTGCGCGACGATCCACCGGCGGTCTGGTGGATCTTCTCCACATCGAGATCCGGGGCCTCGGGCGTCATCGTGCACAGCTGGGCGAGCAGATCGGCACTGGTCACACCGTCCACGCCCGCGTGGTGCATCCGTAGCATCGCGGCGACCTTGCCGTCGGCGAGTCCCTCGATGACCCACAGCTCCCACAACGGCTTGCCCCGGTCGAGGGTCTGTCCGGCCAGATGCGCGCACAGTTCGGTCAACTCGAGCACGCTGCCGGGCGCCGGCACCCCGACCCGGTGGACGTGACGTTCGATGTCGAAGTCGTCGTCCTCGATCCACACCGGGTGATCGATGTTGAGGACCGAATTGTCCAGCTTGCGGCGGAAATTGGGCAGCGCACTGATCCGGCGTTCCAGTTCGTCGCGCAGTTTGGGAAAGCTGTACCCGCCGGGCATGGTGCTCGGATCGATCTCGATCAGCCCGATGACGTGCATGAGCTGAGATCGTGTCTCGAGATAGAGAAACGACGCATCGAGCCCGCTGAGACGCTGCATTGCACCACTACTTCCTCGTGATCGGAGACCACGCGACCCCGGCGTGACCATGATGCACCGGGGAATCGACCGCCGCACGGATATACCGCGGAGTTCACGTCAACCGAACATTTCTAGAACACGTTCTAGTACGATTCGTCCTCGATGACCACTTTCACCGCCACCGAACTCGACGAAGCATTCCGCGGGTTCCAGCAGACTGTCGCCGAGATCGCGATCAGCCGCGACTGGGACCGCTTCGCCGAGCTGTTCACCGAGGACGCCGACTACGTCGAACACGCACTGGGCACGATGTCGGGCCGCGAGGAGATCCGTAGCTGGATCTGGAAGACGATGACCGCGTTCCCCGGGAGCCACATGACGGGATACCCGTCGCTGTGGCATGTCGTCGACGCCCCGACCGGCCGGGTGATCTGCGAGGTCGACAACCCGATGCGCGATCCCGGCGACGGCACCCTGATCACCGCGACCAACATCACCATCCTCACCTACGCGGGCAACGGTCTGTGGAGTCGCGAGGAGGACGTCTACAACCCGATGGAGTTCGGACAGGCCGCCATGAGGTGGTGCGAGAAGTCGGCCGAACTCGGTACCCTTGACGAGGACGCGGCCCGATGGATGGAGACATTCGGGGTCATGTTCGCCCGGCGGCGGTAGCCGGGGCTGCGGGGGGATTCGGCGGCACCGCCTGGGGAGCGGCGGCCTGCGGATCGGCTGTGAATCCGCGTCGAACGACACACAACACGGGCTCGGTCGGCCATCATCGACCGGGCACGGGACATATGTCGCCGCCGAGGCCGGAGCGTGACCGAGAACACGCATCGCGCACGTAACGGCACATACGCGCGGTTACGATTCCGTAAGTACGGACTTGGGCCAGGTGGACAGGTGTCGTACCCTGGACCACTGATCACCACGCAGTCCCGCGCCGAGCAGACCACAGACAACAGGCATGACATGCGGACCACCACCGTTCGGAGGCAACAATGGCACGCGAGCTGACCCAGCTTGAGCTCCTCAAGGAGCTGGCACCGGTCGCCGAGGACAACGTCAACCGGCACCTCAAGATCGCCAAGGACTGGAACCCGCACGACTACATCCCGTGGGACGAGGGCAAGAACTACGCGGCGCTCGGCGGCGTCGACTACGACCCCGAGCAGTCCCAGCTCGGTGAGGTCGCCAAGGCGGCCATGATCACCAACCTGCTGACCGAGGACAATCTGCCGTCCTATCACCGGGTCATCGCCGAGAACTTCTCGATGGACTCGGCATGGGGCCACTGGGTCGGCCGTTGGACCGCCGAGGAGAACCGACACGGCATCGCGATGCGCGACTACCTCGTCGTGACCCGCGGCGTGGATCCCGTCGCCCTCGAAGAAGCCCGGATGATCCACATGACCAACGGCTACGACCCGATGCTGGCGGCCGCGGGACGCGCCGACGAGCTCGAGGAGTACGCCGACGAACTGGGCATCCTGCACTCCGTCGCCTACGTGACCTTCCAGGAGCTGGCCACCCGCGTGAGCCACCGCAACACCGGCAAGGCCTGCAACGACCCGATCGCCGACCGGATGCTGCAGCGCATCGCCGCCGACGAGAACCTGCACATGATCTTCTACCGCAACATCTGCGGTGCGGGCATGGACATCTCGCCCGATCAGACGCTGCGAGCGGTCACCGACATCGTCACCAACTTCCAGATGCCCGGCGCCGGCATGCCGAACTTCCGTCGTCACGGTGTGCTGATGGCCAAGCACGGCATCTACGACCTGCGCCAGCACCTCGAAGAGGTCATCATGCCGGTCCTGCGCAAGTGGAAGGTCTTCGAGCGGGAGGACTTCACCTCCGCCGGCGAGCAGACCCGCGAGGAGCTCTCCTCGTTCCTCGAGCAGCTCGAGAAGGACACCATCCGCTTCGAGGAGATGCGCGACCGGTCGCTCGCCCGCGAGGCCAAGAAGCGGGAGCAGCAGGCATCCTGAGCACCGCACCGATCTTGTCGACGCCGGCGCCCTCGATCTCCGAGGGCGCCGGTTCGGCGTCGGCTCCGCTGCGGATCGGGTCGATCGAGCTCTCCAGCCCGGTCGTACTCGCACCGATGGCCGGCGTCACCAACGTCGCGTTCCGCACGCTGTGCCGCGAACTCGAACTCGAACGCACCGGCACGGTGTCGGGGCTGTACGTGTGTGAGATGGTCACCGCCCGCGCCCTGGTCGAGCGGCACCCGGTGACCATGCACATGACCACGTTCGGGCCCGACGAGAACCCGCGGTCGATGCAGCTGTACACGGTCGACCCGGAGAACACCTACGCCGCGGCGAAGATGATCGTCGACGAGAATCTCGCCGACCACATCGACATGAACTTCGGATGCCCGGTCCCCAAGGTCACCCGACGCGGTGGCGGATCGGCGATCCCCTACAAACGCAAGCTGTTCCGTCGCATCGTCGCGGCCGCGGTGCGCGCCACCGAGGGCACGTCGATCCCGGTGACGGTGAAATTCCGCATCGGCATCGACGACGACCACCACACCCACCTCGACGCCGGCCGCATCGCCGCCGAAGAGGGCGCGCAGGCCGTGGCACTACACGCCCGCACCGCGTCGCAGCGATACTCGGGCACCGCGGACTGGGATGAGATCGCCCGCCTGAAAGAACATGTGACCGATGTGCCGGTGCTGGGCAACGGCGACATCTTCGAGCCTGCGGACGCCGTCGCCATGATGCGTCACACGGGCTGTGACGGTGTGGTCATCGGTCGCGGCTGCCTGGGTCGGCCGTGGTTGTTCGCCGAGCTCGCGGCCGAACTGAACGGTCTCGCAGCACCTGCCCAGCCCAATCTCGGCGAGGTGTCGAAGATCATCGTCCGCCACGGAGAGTTGCTTTCCGCACATCACGGCGAGGACAAGGGCATGCGCGAGATCCGCAAGCACGTCGCCTGGTACCTGCGTGGCTTCCCCGCCGGCTCCGACCTGCGCAGCCGCTTGTCGCTGGTCAGCACCCTCGATGAACTGAGCGAACTGGTCGCAACCCTGCCCGCCGACGCCGAATTCCCGGCGGACGGACACGGACCACGCGGCCGTCAGGGCTCGCCCGCCAAGGTCGCGCTGCCCGACGGATGGCTCGACAACCCCGACGAGGACGTCGTCCCGGAGGGTGCCGAGATCATGCATTCCGGCGGCTGAGCACCGAAAATCCTCGAGGATTCGGCCTCACCACAGTGGCTGAGACATGTTCTCAGGTGCAATCAGTACTATGACCCGAGGTCCTGCGCCTGTGCAGGGCCATGCAATGGTGCGCCGCGACAGCCCGCGGCCGGCACCAGGTGGCAGCAATCGGGGTTCAAGGGGAAAGTCAGTTGAGTCGTAGGAAATCGGGACCGGACGAGCCGGCCGACGACGGCAGCACGCCGCGTCGGAGCCGTCGCGCCGGACGCTCCGGTGGTGCCAACGACTTCACCGAGCGGTACGGGCAGGCCCCCACGAACGACATCCCCGCACACGGCGCACTGCACGAGCCGCGCGCCACGGACCGTTACGTCCGCGGCCGCACACGGCTCACCGTCCGCGAGCTGATGGAGCAGATGAACGCCGCGGGCGCGCCCACCCCCGAGCCGTCCGGGGCCGCCGATCGTCCCGCGCCACAGCCTCCCGCCGACGACCGCCCGACCACCGTCCACCGGTTCGACGACCTGCGCGGTTTTCCCAACGAGAACGACGTCACGCAGAAGATCCCGACCGTCCGGCCCGACGCCGGACCCGCCGACGTCGAGGTGGACCTCTCCGACGACGCGACCCGACAGCGGGTCACCGAGGAGTCACGCGGCCAGGGCAGTCGAGCCCGACCCCTGGAGCGGACCCCCGACCTCTCCGACACCATTCCGCCCCGGTCCCGGCCGCGGCGCCATCCCGGACCCGCGGAACGTCGGCGCAACCTCTCCCGCAACGTCACCGTCACCGGCCGCGTACTGGTCGCCGTCGCCTGCGTGATGGCGCTGGTCGGTACCGGTTTCGTGTGGGGCTACCTGCAGTCGTGGAACGGCAACTGGAAGACCATCAACGCGGTCGACCCCGACGACCAGAACATCCGCAACAAGGACGCCCAGTACGGCGACGAGACCTACCTGATCGTGGGTACCGACACCCGCAGCGGACAGAACGCCAAGGTCGGGGCGGGCACCACCGCAGACGCCGACGGCGCCCGCTCGGACACGGTGATCCTGGTCAACGTCCCGGCCAATCGCGAGCGCGTCGTCGCGGTGTCGTTCCCCCGTGACCTCGCGGTCGACCGGCCCGAATGCCAGTCCTGGGACAACGGTGCCGGCACCTACGGGGAGGCGTTGCCCGCCGGTTCCGGAGTGAAGCTCAACAGCGTGTACGCCGAGGGCGGACCGAAGTGTCTGGTCAAGGTCATCACCCAGATGAGCGGCCTGAACATCAACCACTTCATCGCGATGGACTTCTACGGCTTCGAGAAGGTCGTCAAGGCCGTCGGTGGGGTCGAGGTCTGTTCACCGACCCCGCTCTACGACTACGAGCTCGGTCAGATCCTGCGTAAGGCGGGCACCCAGAAGCTCACCGGCCGCCGCGCGCTCAACTACGTCCGTGCACGCACGATCGAGTCGGAGGGCAACGGCGACTACGGCCGGATCAAACGGCAGCAGCTGTTCATGTCGTCGCTGCTCCGATCGACGTTGTCGGGCAACGTGCTGTCGAATCCGAACAAGCTCAACAGCATCGTCAACACCTTCATCCAGTACAGCTTCGTCGACGGCGTCGACACCCAGTCGCTGCTCAATCTCGCCGAGTCGATGCAGGGCATCGAGGCCGGTCGGGTCACCTTCCTGACGATCCCGACGTCCGGGACGTCGACGGACGGGCAGAACAACGAGCTCCCCCGCACCGACGACGTCGACGCCATGTTCAACGCCATCATCGACGACGAGCCCCTGCCCGGCGAGAAGGCCAAGAAGCAGGCGTCCGGATCGACGAGCAAGAAGTCGTCGTCGAGCAGCGCCTCGAGCCCGAGCGCGGCACCGGCACCCACCCGGGTGTCGGCCACCGCGCAGAGTCCGGGCAACGTGGGTGTGCGCGTGCTGAACGGCACCGGGCGCACCGGCGCCGC
This sequence is a window from Gordonia insulae. Protein-coding genes within it:
- a CDS encoding NAD(+) synthase; amino-acid sequence: MSVYEHGFARVAGAVPVVSIADPVVNAERTVELLRTATDEGAGLVVFPELGLCGYSIDDLVQQDAVLDACLTGLQTVVDATRGTRPLVAVGLPLVVGDGLYNCAAVLHDGQILGVVPKSYLPNYREFYEQRYFSAARDAAVTTATVLGREVPFGADLIFEAVDLEGFAVHVEICEDGWVPIPPSTWAALAGATVLANLSGSPVTVGKESYRKSLCTSHSARCIAAHIYVAAGFGESTTDLAWDGDALITENGTLLARTDQFEMTEQIISADIDLDRLRQERMRMISLRDQVGDFATDLKPLRRIRFRLGATEEIDDTLRREVARFPFVPADSADRDARCREVGNIQVQGLAARLRATGIDKIVIGVSGGLDSTLALLVAVDTFDRLGLPRTNILAYTMPGFATGTATLRRAHVLMDSLGVAGTELDIRPSCEQMLADLGHPYARGEKVYDVTFENVQAGERTSHLFRLANHNGAIVLGTGDLSELAIGWCTYGVGDQMSHYNVNSSVPKTLIQHLIRWMITTSTYSQETTDTLAEILDDVISPELVPADDDGAIQSTEGTVGPYELHDFFLYHLTRFGYRPAKIAYLASQAWGDRGRGAWSELIVAQRRNEYDPSTIEHWLSVFLKRFMSSQFKRTAMPNGPKIGSGGSLSPRGDWRSPSDASSRTWLDAL
- a CDS encoding WS/DGAT/MGAT family O-acyltransferase; protein product: MQRLSGLDASFLYLETRSQLMHVIGLIEIDPSTMPGGYSFPKLRDELERRISALPNFRRKLDNSVLNIDHPVWIEDDDFDIERHVHRVGVPAPGSVLELTELCAHLAGQTLDRGKPLWELWVIEGLADGKVAAMLRMHHAGVDGVTSADLLAQLCTMTPEAPDLDVEKIHQTAGGSSRTTMAVTGAVNYFVQRPIAMAKLIPGTVGVPVGWLRRTRSNTAMPAPFRAPRTRFNAPITPHRSLALTQLSLDDIKRVKNRFGVKINDVILAITGGAMRSYLEEHGELPEQPLVAMVPVSVHGADESSLVTGGTNKVTGMFTQLPTDLDDPVERVEQAATFARTSKDHHADIDANILRAWAQFAPGTTMSTLMKLYGDRGLALSHPPIFNVLVSNVAGPDFPVYFLGSRVTGVYPLGPIFHGLGLNITVFSADGHINVGILACTDHAPDVWAIAHAFDEELKQLLEACD
- a CDS encoding nuclear transport factor 2 family protein, which translates into the protein MTTFTATELDEAFRGFQQTVAEIAISRDWDRFAELFTEDADYVEHALGTMSGREEIRSWIWKTMTAFPGSHMTGYPSLWHVVDAPTGRVICEVDNPMRDPGDGTLITATNITILTYAGNGLWSREEDVYNPMEFGQAAMRWCEKSAELGTLDEDAARWMETFGVMFARRR
- a CDS encoding acyl-ACP desaturase, with protein sequence MARELTQLELLKELAPVAEDNVNRHLKIAKDWNPHDYIPWDEGKNYAALGGVDYDPEQSQLGEVAKAAMITNLLTEDNLPSYHRVIAENFSMDSAWGHWVGRWTAEENRHGIAMRDYLVVTRGVDPVALEEARMIHMTNGYDPMLAAAGRADELEEYADELGILHSVAYVTFQELATRVSHRNTGKACNDPIADRMLQRIAADENLHMIFYRNICGAGMDISPDQTLRAVTDIVTNFQMPGAGMPNFRRHGVLMAKHGIYDLRQHLEEVIMPVLRKWKVFEREDFTSAGEQTREELSSFLEQLEKDTIRFEEMRDRSLAREAKKREQQAS
- the dusB gene encoding tRNA dihydrouridine synthase DusB, with the protein product MSTPAPSISEGAGSASAPLRIGSIELSSPVVLAPMAGVTNVAFRTLCRELELERTGTVSGLYVCEMVTARALVERHPVTMHMTTFGPDENPRSMQLYTVDPENTYAAAKMIVDENLADHIDMNFGCPVPKVTRRGGGSAIPYKRKLFRRIVAAAVRATEGTSIPVTVKFRIGIDDDHHTHLDAGRIAAEEGAQAVALHARTASQRYSGTADWDEIARLKEHVTDVPVLGNGDIFEPADAVAMMRHTGCDGVVIGRGCLGRPWLFAELAAELNGLAAPAQPNLGEVSKIIVRHGELLSAHHGEDKGMREIRKHVAWYLRGFPAGSDLRSRLSLVSTLDELSELVATLPADAEFPADGHGPRGRQGSPAKVALPDGWLDNPDEDVVPEGAEIMHSGG
- a CDS encoding LCP family protein, producing MSRRKSGPDEPADDGSTPRRSRRAGRSGGANDFTERYGQAPTNDIPAHGALHEPRATDRYVRGRTRLTVRELMEQMNAAGAPTPEPSGAADRPAPQPPADDRPTTVHRFDDLRGFPNENDVTQKIPTVRPDAGPADVEVDLSDDATRQRVTEESRGQGSRARPLERTPDLSDTIPPRSRPRRHPGPAERRRNLSRNVTVTGRVLVAVACVMALVGTGFVWGYLQSWNGNWKTINAVDPDDQNIRNKDAQYGDETYLIVGTDTRSGQNAKVGAGTTADADGARSDTVILVNVPANRERVVAVSFPRDLAVDRPECQSWDNGAGTYGEALPAGSGVKLNSVYAEGGPKCLVKVITQMSGLNINHFIAMDFYGFEKVVKAVGGVEVCSPTPLYDYELGQILRKAGTQKLTGRRALNYVRARTIESEGNGDYGRIKRQQLFMSSLLRSTLSGNVLSNPNKLNSIVNTFIQYSFVDGVDTQSLLNLAESMQGIEAGRVTFLTIPTSGTSTDGQNNELPRTDDVDAMFNAIIDDEPLPGEKAKKQASGSTSKKSSSSSASSPSAAPAPTRVSATAQSPGNVGVRVLNGTGRTGAAADVSDQLAPLGFDVRGVADASENRDDTVIRYGIGEQDSAATLAAMFPGSSIQLDRNVKSGVELIVGKNFDGSLDSTPDTGATISVNQLPPSTGASNLPNDLTVTNAGDTTCS